One segment of Dolichospermum sp. DET69 DNA contains the following:
- the psaC gene encoding photosystem I iron-sulfur center protein PsaC, protein MSHTVKIYDTCIGCTQCVRACPTDVLEMVPWDGCKAAQVAASPRTEDCVGCKRCETACPTDFLSIRVYLGAETTRSMGLAY, encoded by the coding sequence ATGTCTCATACCGTAAAAATCTACGACACCTGCATTGGCTGTACACAATGCGTCCGCGCTTGCCCTACTGACGTACTAGAAATGGTTCCTTGGGATGGCTGTAAAGCTGCTCAAGTGGCTGCTTCTCCCCGCACTGAAGACTGTGTTGGTTGTAAGCGTTGTGAAACTGCTTGCCCCACCGACTTTTTGAGCATTCGCGTTTATCTAGGTGCTGAAACAACTCGCAGCATGGGCTTGGCTTACTAA